GCGTTGCGGTTATTAGTCAAACGAGACAACACCTCAATTGATAGATCCTTGACAGCGCCATTAACCAAAGCGGAAATCCATAAACAGATTTCTTCTTTGGAAAAACCGTTGCGTGACAGAGGAATCAAATCCGTCTCCCTGTTCGGTTCGGCCGTTCGAGATGAAAACACTTCGGCAAGCGATATAGATGTTTTTATTGATACCGACCCGGAAGCCTCCTTCAGCCTGCTCGATTTGGTTGATGTAAAATATTTTCTTGAAGATAACTTGGGATGTGAAGTGGATGTAGTAACAAGAGAAGGACTTCGTCCGAACGTTAAACAAAGTGTACTTGATGAATCCGAGCAGGTATTCTAAGCGTTAGAAAGACTAACTCCTTAGCTACTTTTCGCATCTCTTGTAAAAGAATTGAGAGCACGAAACACCTTCACTCTGCGGTCAGGTGACACTTATACACCAAGCCTCGGTAATATATAATTTCCCCATGGCCGAAAACAAAGAAATTCTCATAAAGACCGAGGGTTCAATCTGCACCCTTACTCTCAATCGCCCTGAGAAAAGAAACTCTCTTACGCCAGAAACTCTAGGACTTTTAACCGAGGAATTCCTAAGACTGGGCAAAGC
This sequence is a window from Candidatus Dadabacteria bacterium. Protein-coding genes within it:
- a CDS encoding type II toxin-antitoxin system ParD family antitoxin — protein: MNVSLTPKLEQFIREKVSSGLYNNASEVVREALRLLVKRDNTSIDRSLTAPLTKAEIHKQISSLEKPLRDRGIKSVSLFGSAVRDENTSASDIDVFIDTDPEASFSLLDLVDVKYFLEDNLGCEVDVVTREGLRPNVKQSVLDESEQVF